TCCTGCACTGTTCAATGTGGGATAGGTAGTTGCGGCAGTGTTCTGGCCATGAAAAGCTGTGGATGTTTTTAAGGCCATTTTTTCGGCATTCAGTCCAGAGGTTCTTGTCTGCAACAAGCTTTAGAAGGGCGTCTGCAATGGCCTTTTGATCATGAGGGTCAACTAGCAGGCCATTGTGAAGCACCTACACAAAGAGTCTTCAGATGGTTAGTTTCTGCTACACAATTTGTAAGTGGTAGCATgctaaatttcaaaaaccaaaacagtTCAGCATGAATTAACCAAACTGGAATAGACTTGTGCAATCTAGGTCTTCAAATGCTTAGTGAGGAAGATGCATATTAGTGGTGTTCTTTAAGTGGCTTGCAtctggaaataaaaaataaaaaatgaacacaGAAGATCTTTGTTGGTAAGTTGAGTTGATGACCAAAAGAAAGTTGGATGTTTGTTGAAAATTTACTGCTTTTTGTTAGACCACCAGAAGTGGTTTCATCAGAATCCTGTGGGGATGCTTTTGTAAAGATGAAAGGTTGACAGACCGTTAAATATTACTTCAGACTTCTGATATCATCTGCCTATGGAAGCTATATGTTTCAAGTTTTAGAGTTGGATATTGGTGAACTGTGAATGATACATACTTTGTAGAAGTCTGAATGTTAGTttctgaaaaaaagaaagaaaaaggaacagGTTCAAAGTTTTAGTGTGAGAAACATGGAATACCATTACCTTCGAAATATCCACTGGTCCACCATTTTTGGTAGCAACAACAGGTAAACCATATGCAGCTGCCTGCAAGTTAAAAGGGTAAATTGGAATCTGAggattgttatttattaaacAAGGTGAAAATCTCCTTATGCTCTTTCTGGTAATATTACAATGACCAGGTTTAATCAGATGGATTAAGCCAATTTGAGCCTACTAAGACATGAAAGTTACCTCTATGAGCGTGAGACCAAATGGTTCCACAAGAGCTGGATTGATAAAAACTCCCTTCAAGACAAAGCCACCACAGAATTATTACTGTTAGCAGTTCAAATGTTGCAAGGAGAAAGCAGATGTGTTACGGTGTGGACACCTATCAGGCAGTATGGTAGGGTAATGCTAATGGTATATGGATTATGTAGATATAAGGAGGGGTCCAATCTACATGGTGACAGGTTCTCGTTCTCAGACAGGAAAGacaggaaaaaaggaaaatggagaAGACATAGCATTATACACCCTGTCTACCATGAGTTGCTGCCATGTGTCAACTCTACCTAGGctgattccttttttttttcctcctttttttttgggagaGAAACAGGCCCATTGCTAATCAGAACTTTGGTAGAATAATTGGGATAGATTCTCTAGTTTTAGGAAATGAAGTGTTGTACCTTTGTTTTTGCTGCCAGACGATAAATGTCGGGAACATCAGATTGCTTGTGATGCTTGGGATAAGCAACTTGACCATACAAATCATACTTGTCGATGAGCTTGAGTACATTTGTAAGAACACTTGAGCTGCTATCAGACATTTCTCCAATGTCATCCCTATTACCAAGTATTAGCGTCTGCAAAAGTATGGAGTTTAAAACAAATTAGCTTTGTGTTATGGTTGTATTTAAACTTGTTGATAGAGAACTGAGATGAAGTACATAGTTTACCAGGTTGGCTAGCTCTCTGAGGGGCTGGCACTCCCCGAAAGCCTGGAGCAACGTGGTGACGTTTTTCTTGGGGTCAGGTCGGGACAATGCCAGTATAGTGGGCTTATGAGGATTGGTGAAAAAACGCATTATCTGCATTGCAAATTCAATTAGACTTTTGGAAGAAAATGTAGCTGTTGGTTGATTCTACAGATAGTTTCCTTTAGCAATCAGTTGAAAGGCTATCATTGTTGGCCATAAAGATTTATGCAGTGGCTtcaactttttcttctttttttttaaaagaaattgctgCAGAAATCAAAGGAAATGATTTGGGTGATATCTAGATATTCTAAGTTTACACTTGAAAAGTATGTCACAAGAATATTCACGTATGATGAAGAGAGAACGATTGACCTCAGACCATATTGGAGGCAGgctccttttgttttgatttctatcaGAGTCAATTAATGACTTGAGATCACCTTCCAATGAATCGTCTGCTGTGACATAGCTGAAGTCCATCCCTGGAGGTATAACCTGATACCAGATAGTGATTAGAATATGAGCTTGAACTTAATATCAATGGACTGTAAAAGTGAAAGGCACTTGCTATCCTTAGTTATCTTCATCATTTGCGAGAGCCATCTGAACAAGTATTCTTAGTTACTTCATTTTGGTATTAACATGGCCGGAGGGGACTTCCCAAATTACTGATTTATGCAGgcatttgtatttttatcaatggCAGAAGATTACTATCAATCGGAGACTTGGAGTCTTCTTGACAGTACCATGGAAGGGTTTGCTAGGAGATTATCCTGTGATTTCATGGTGAAGTGAATTAGTGAAAGGAACTAGATGTTCTCGTATTCTAGCATAACTTCCTGTCTTGTTACTTTCTAGAAGTAGGGATTTCATCAGGAAGTCAAGAAGTTTGAAAATTGTTGTTCTGTTTTGGGACACAAGAGGTGATAATAAGGAATAAGAGAGGTCAATACCACCATCCTTGGCATGTATCTTCCCAGGCAGCTCACTCCACGGCGTCTTCTGACCCTGAGCTTTCTCTCCACCTTGATATCAAATCCATCGTACAAACCCCATTGCTCTTCAATCTCTTGCCTAGTGCTAGTCACCACCATTTCAGCAGCATCTAATCCCAACTCTTCCGCTTCAATCCTCCTCATTATCTTGTAGGTTGCATTTATGTGCTCCTTAGAATGCCTTCCTTGCTTGAGCAGTTGCTCAAACTTGTTCCTCCCCAGTGAGTGCCCTGTTAAAACCATTGGCACATTCAAGGCCCCAGACAAGAGTGCTGCCACTTCGCCAGCATCAGCGTAGTGGCCGTGAATCACATAAGGCCAAGTTGGCTTCCCCCCATTGACTTGTTCTCCTAGCGCTCTTGCCATGTTGACGATGTGGTTTAATGCCCCGTCAACAAATTCAGGTATCCAAGGCCAAAGTGATTCTTTTGGTATGTACCTGTTGCATTTAtcttgtaattatatatatatatttctttcttagcAAAACTTGTGAACTCTTTAACAAACGAGGATAAATCTGATTACCTGTCTTGAGGACCACAAGGGATCCGGATTATATAGGCTCCACAACTACCACTGTCATCTGATGGGCATGACAGCATCTCGATTGGCTCGCCATAGCTGAAATCCACCTCCGGGGAGGTGATTTGTCTAGTCAGGAGATCCACACGATAGACTCCTTTTGTGTTGGCTAGAGCTCGAGCTAGTTCAACAACATATTTTACCTGTAATCAGAAAAGGTATTTGGAGTCATTGGTGGTGAAGCACAGATTATTTTGGTAAGGTTTGCACAGTCAAGTTCTTGATTCTGGCTCTAAGCCAACTAGCTATGTATGGCATAATTACCTGACCACCAGTGTCAGAGTCTCTTCCCAGTTCCATGTTTTCTCCACGGACCAACCCGTGCATGCTACaggaaaaatgatatttattatcaGATAGTGAATCCTGATTTCCTTTGatttatctttcaattattgtcatggttttttttatagatatgaCTTTTCTCACTTTGTCCTCCACATGTATAGCTAGTAGTATAGAAATTAACTATGGTATAGAAATTAACTATGGTAAGCTGTGTAGAAATATACCTGATTAGCACAATGTACAGCTGCCTAGGTTTGTCGTCATCAGACCATAGTTTCATGTCAGAGTTAATTCTTGCAATATCCCTGACAGATTCTGATAGGTTGGCCTCGCCCTTTTCCTTCTCACCCTCAGATAGCTCAGAAAGATCATCAGCAGCATCATTACGCCCTTGCTCACGCTCTAACCGCCTTTTTGCAAGCCTTTGTGCATCATCCCATGCTATCTGCGAATATATAATCCTTCATTCCCTTTCTTGATATaatgcaaagaaagaaaagagccaTTATCGAATCGCCCCTAGTAGACTTCAACCTCAGAGCATCCACTCTGATAGATGTAAACCTAAGATATGAATTGCAATTTTTATAACCAATATTTCTTTCAGATATATACTACAGTAATACTGCTTTTCCTTGGACTATATATGGACAtgctgctattattattattattattattatttgttgcaTTCACTTCTGTATATCCTTCTCTTCCCATATTATTTACCCAGTAAACGATGCAGGATATTCAAATCGATTATTGATGATTCCCCATTTCGATTGTTTTTAATAAGCTATGTCTAGATTTTGCACAGGCCATTTCAAGCCTGAAACTGGGGCAATAGGCTCGCTGAAAATTTCCATGGGCTGGCCTAATAGTCATTGGAGAGTAGATGGTGGAGTGTAGAGAGTTACTGTACACTGTTTTAAATAAGCTATgtggttaacttggtttgacttatttaatttgaaagctGGGACATGAGTCAGGTTAGGGTTTATACTacggggaagaaggaaaaagaaagatagaaCCTATaagttattagaaaaaaaaaaaaaaaagagacaaaaagggaaaagaaaaagaagaaaaggggatAAATTAAAGCATAGATATAGGCAGCAGACCTGTTTCTTTTTACGGGCGAGATGCCAAATCCGCCAGCACATATTCTCAAGCCTGTTACTGCGTTCACGAGTGTTCCTTGTCGCTATCATCTGCATGCCGCAGCATATTCATTCACTTTCACCGTCATTCACAAGTTACTTCCATGCATGCATACTTTCCATTAATTACACAAGCAGGCATCCCAAAACTAATTAGAGaatatataagattttaaagtttttgtgGTTTGCCCTTACATGAtagaaatttaatatattgaacTGAGaatcaacataagaaaaaaattgagcattaacatgagaaaaatatgaCAATGAGATGTAACTCAATTGATATTAGTGTTTCAATAAATCTtgtgagatatatatatatatattagctatTTGACTCGTGCTTTGCTACCGggcgaaatatttttttctcttaaaaacaatgtttatgCAAACTTTTACAACatgattttgtaaataaaaaatcccaagagggattcaaaaaattcatgcatgcatctaattaaataaattaagaactatttatgcaataaaaaaaaaacaagttcaatCCCTACCTAACCAAAGTTAATTAGTCAAACTTATTGTCCGagttatggactcaattggtttgaacattttttttatataattttttatctacacttataaaattaaaaaccaataaaatattaaattgattggaaaaaaaatcacaccgAAACAAATTACATTGCctaattaataacaataaaaaatattaagtgatgaaattaaaaaaaataaacaagaaaaaaatacaattgtaatggataaaaatgataaaaataaataaataaaaagatcctATCTTTCGAGCTAGGAAGGCTTAGGCATGTAGGCCTGGAGTAGCCCACTTGACtagatcttattttttttaatttttttttcttaaggagTGGATGAAAGGTCATCCACCtttaatactttgaaaaaaatttagcagGCAATGCGAGGCAGATGATGTGTCACCTACACTTTCTAGATTCCAATGACTCtgtttcagataaaaaaaaactcattttcaattgTATTTTGACCTGAAAAGAAATACCACCCTAAACACctcataaaacatatttgaaatcaaaattcttTTCGGGTTCAAATATATCATTTCAGacaaatttaaaggaaaataaacaCATTGTATAAACTTTTCCCATCAAAAGAACCGATTGACACCCAAACCACCAATTTTTATGGCCAAAATTGGTATCAACTAAGATGTTCACTCTTTACCATCGAAATccgacaactttctctctcctttctcaaactaggaaccaaaaaaataagaaaaataagtttgggatcaaaattgaatgtCATGAATGTTTAGGGattgaaagtttataatttaaaaagttgaaggacTAAAATGTGTATGTTTAGTTTCAAGTTT
This window of the Populus trichocarpa isolate Nisqually-1 chromosome 13, P.trichocarpa_v4.1, whole genome shotgun sequence genome carries:
- the LOC7477753 gene encoding sucrose-phosphate synthase 4, which translates into the protein MARNEWINGYLEAILDVGSGVMKKRSDGRLKIAKFQQVKEDKLFSPIKYFVEEVINSFDESDLHRTWVKMIATRNTRERSNRLENMCWRIWHLARKKKQIAWDDAQRLAKRRLEREQGRNDAADDLSELSEGEKEKGEANLSESVRDIARINSDMKLWSDDDKPRQLYIVLISMHGLVRGENMELGRDSDTGGQVKYVVELARALANTKGVYRVDLLTRQITSPEVDFSYGEPIEMLSCPSDDSGSCGAYIIRIPCGPQDRYIPKESLWPWIPEFVDGALNHIVNMARALGEQVNGGKPTWPYVIHGHYADAGEVAALLSGALNVPMVLTGHSLGRNKFEQLLKQGRHSKEHINATYKIMRRIEAEELGLDAAEMVVTSTRQEIEEQWGLYDGFDIKVERKLRVRRRRGVSCLGRYMPRMVVIPPGMDFSYVTADDSLEGDLKSLIDSDRNQNKRSLPPIWSEIMRFFTNPHKPTILALSRPDPKKNVTTLLQAFGECQPLRELANLTLILGNRDDIGEMSDSSSSVLTNVLKLIDKYDLYGQVAYPKHHKQSDVPDIYRLAAKTKGVFINPALVEPFGLTLIEAAAYGLPVVATKNGGPVDISKVLHNGLLVDPHDQKAIADALLKLVADKNLWTECRKNGLKNIHSFSWPEHCRNYLSHIEQCRNRHPTTRLEITPLPEEPMSESLKDMEDLSLRFSIEGDYKLNGELDATNKQKKLIEAITQMAPSNGKASVTYTPGRRQMLFVIATDCYSFNGQSTETFQEIIKNVMKAGGQSLGMDRIGFVLATSSSLQEIMEALRCCEVKIEDFDAIICNSGGDMYYPWRDMVVDVDYEAHVDYRWPGENVRSMVMRLARAEDGDEDDIKEYIKASSSRCFSYSIKPGVKTRKVYELRQRLRMRGLRCNIVYTHAASRLNVTPIFASRTQALRYLSVRWGIDLSKMVVFVGGRGDTDYEDLLAGLHKTIIIRGLVEYGSEKLLHSAESFKREDVVPQESSNISFVEEKYEAADISAALVAMGIK